CCGGCATTGAGACCCTTGTCGCCTTGGCAGCCGCGACCCGATACGGAGATGCATGGCGGACCGGTGTGCGGCTCTGCCTCATCAGGCTTCCATCGAAATCGATCGGCAGGTTTGGCGATGCGTTACCGAAGAAGTTACCCCCCCGCAACCGCTTGGAATGTGCTGCGCATATCACGCTCACGAAGGTTATGGACTGATTTGCGCAATGCTGGAATATATGCGCCCCCATCTAGCAATTGAGACTTCATGAACGCTCCTGGCCGCACCTTTACCCTTGCCGTCGATGCAAGCTGGCTTCGCGAGGGGGGGATCGCTCGGATGGGCCGCGAGATTCTAGCTAGACGGCCCGCCCATGTGCGCGTCGTCGAAATGCGCGTCGACCGACCGAACGCTGGCATTCTTACGCCTATCGGTTTTGCCCGCGCGATCCGCGCAACGCAAGCTGATGCAGTATGGTCACCCGGCTTTTTTCCCCCGGTCGTCCGCTCGGCCAAAACACCAATTTCAATCACCGTGCATGACCTCACGCACCTGCATTACTATTCACTTCGGCATCGACTTTACTACGACCTTGTTGTCCGTCCGCTGCTACGCAACGTCGATCGCATCTTCACCGTATCGGATTACACTCGCGACGAGCTATTAGCATGGACAGACTTTCCCGCCGATCGCGTCGTACGCATTTATAATGGCGTATCCAACGCCTTTTATCCAGTTTCAAACGGTGAAACCGCGCTCAAAAGAACTGAGCGTTACATACTGTATGTTGGCAATCGGCGCTCTTACAAGAACATCGATGGGCTGATCACCGCCTTCGCCCATTCGTTGTTACCAGCGCGCGGCTATCGCTTGTGGCTAACCGGCGTCGACGATGGCGTCAGCTCGGTACGGGCCGCTCAGCTCGGTATCGGCGACCGACTTCGGTATTTAGGCCACCTCTCTGACACTGATCTCGCTGACGCTTATCGTGGCGCGCGCATGACCGCCTTCCTGTCGCTTTACGAAGGGTTCGGCCTCCCGGTGGTGGAGGCAATGGCGTGCGGGTGTCCCGTTATAACGTCTGACACAACGTCGCTGGCGGAGATTGCTGGCGATGCAGCCCTTACAGTCGACCCGACTTCGCTCGATGCTATCGTCTGCGGACTCAACCGATTGGCTACCGACGACATCCTACGAGGGGCGCTTCAACAAGCGGGGTTGCGCCGAGCCGCCACATTTGATTGGGATGCCTGCGCAGCCCAATATTGGGCCTTACTAGCGTCGGGCTACTGATTATATCTCGCCACATGCCAACGGCGACTCGGTATTTTGGATCCTTAGGTTATGCGTATCGCCTGTATCGTGCCTACCTACAACAGCCACAGCGAGCTCACGCGCCTCTTAGCGTCGTTGGACGTGCAGACGCTTGACCATGACCTTGTCATCGTTGATTCGAGTTCGTGCGACGGCACCGCGGAATTGGGGCGTTCACGCGCCGATATCTTCATACCGATCAATCAGCGCGACTTCAATCATGGCGGCACCCGGCAGATGGTCGTGGACCTGCTCGTCGATCATGATGTGCTCGTTTTTCTAACGCAGGATGCGGAATTGGTGGAGCCCGAAGCTCTCGCCAAGCTTGTTGCCTGTTTCGACGATCGCACCGTAGGCGCTGCATGCGGACGGCAGTTGCCGCATCAAAACGCCAATCCCTTCGCCGAACATGCTCGGTTGTTTAATTATCCAGCCGAAGGTCGGGTCGTCGATCGCAACAACCTTAAGCTATACGGATTAAAAGCGGCCTTCATGTCCAACTCGTTTGCGGCCTATCTACGCACCGCTCTGGTAGCCGCGGGCGGCTTTCCCACTAATGTTATTCTTGCCGAGGATATGTACGTCGCCGCGCGGATGGTGATGGCGGGTTGGAAGATCGTCTATGCCAGCGAAGCGATGTGCCGCCATTCGCATAATTACACCGTAAAGGAGGAGGCGCAGCGCTATTTCGATACCGGCGTTTTCCACGCGCGCGAAACATGGATCCGCTCAACGCTGGGGGGCACTGGAGGCGAAGGACGGCGCTATGTGGTGTCTGAACTACGGTTTCTTGGGCTACGCCGCGCTCGGTTATGGCCCGCAAGTTTGTGGCGCAACGCTGCCAAGCTCGCTGGCTATAAGCTTGGCCAGGCCGAAGAACAAATCCCCCTGCCATTGAAGCGACGCTGGTCAATGCATCGCGGCTTTTGGAAATGATTATGGCCTTTATTACGAACTGCCGCATTGAACGACAGCTTGCCGCATGATTCTTATTTTTCTTATCTTCGGGTCGGCGACGCTAGCTCTGTTTCTGTTTTACAGCTTCAAGGTCGGCTCGGTGGTCAATGCCATCACGATTTTTACCGGGCTAAAGGTGGCAATCGAGTTTATCTTTGAGCCAATCGGCTTTGCTCTTCATTTGTTTGCCTACGATACTTGGGCGATGTTAATCGTGAATGCTTTGTCGTTCTGCGGCTATGCGGCATTCGTGATCGGTTTGCTAGCGACGCGGCAACCGCCAAACCCTCCTCGACACTTTGGGTTGCCTAACCACTTGCCTCTAGCCTGGCTACTGTTGGTTGCCGCATGGTTCGCGTATGCACCTATTCTTATAGAGTTTCGCGCTTATGTTTTTGAACCGCGACGAATTTATGAGCTGACTCGTACTGGATATGGGCTCTACACATTTGGCTCGTCTCTACTGACGTTCTGCGCCTACATCGTTTTCCAGATTTCCAACCGACGAGGCGCACTTTTATTTTATGTGGTAATGGTTACACTTATTCTACTTAAGGGCAGCAAGGGCCAGTTTGTTATTCTTGCTTCGATATTTATTATATCTTGCGTTTATCTACATGGCCTTAAATACTCTCTTAGTCGATCGTCAATTTATTTCGCTATTATAGGCGCTCTTGGTCTCTACGTATTTGCCCTTAACTTTCGGGGTGATATCGACAACATATTCGTCTCGATCTCGGAATACTCTGATTATAATCGGAATGGATCTTTAGTCGTCGATAGCGATACTTTCGGCTCATACGGCGGAAAGCTAACAATGGAAATGCAGTGGGTACCCAAAGTTCCGCGTGCGATATGGCCGAACAAACCTAAAGCATTTGGCGAATTTAGACTTGCAGCTCAGTACTTTCCGCAATGGTTCCTACTTGACCAAGGCTCCCCGTCTTTCGGTATTGGCATATATTTTGCCGATTTCGGCTGGTGGGCATTCCTAATATTTCCAGCTGTACAGTATATTTGTGGCTTATTACTGGGGATTTGCCTCGGAAAGTTGATAATACGCCCAAATGTTTTTTATTTTGTGGTCAGCGTCTATCTTTCGGGTAATAATCTTTTAGCATCCGGCGCGGGAAATTATTTAATCGAGCATGTAATTATTGGGGGGGCGTTGCTTATAATACTCACTTTCATGCGTAGCGCACCATCCCAACCTTTTCCCTTACGTCAGACGATCTTTCGTGCTTAGGCACTGACAGGATCGGATTGCGCTCATAAGATGTTATTCATGATCAAATGTTTTGATTCCTCCCATCATTCGTAGGGCTCATGAAATTGCCACGATTCGGTAACGCGCAAGATTAATTCGCCGAATTTTGTTCGGCGACTTATTTTCGAAAAGCTGGGGATCTCTGCACGTTCATGGATGAAAACCCATTTGTTGTTGGTTCCGGTATTTCTGTTGCCTGAGCGCGTTCGACGTTGTGCCGACATCGATTCGAAGTCACGGATCGTGACGTGCTCTCCAAGGCTTTACCAGTCATAACTGGAGTCCGGGGCGGTATGGTGCCGCTCGGGGCGGCGCTGTCTAACCTGCTTGGTAGCATCGGCGGGCGTCAGCCTGCCAACACGACTATGCTGGCGCACATGGTTGTGGTCGTAGGGCCAGAGCCGCGGCATCGAACGGGTATGGCCGAGCGACACGAAAAGCGCCTTGTTGAGGCATCCGTTACGCAGACGACCGTTGAAGCTCTCGACGTAGCCGTTCTGCTGCGGCTTGCCCGGCGCGATGTAGTGCCGCTCGACAGGCCACTTCTGCGTCCATCTCAAAATCGCCAAGCTGGTCAACTCGATGCCGTTGTCGCTCACGATCGTCAGCGGCGGTACGCCTCTGACGACGATGATGGTGTCCAGCTCACTAGCGGCACGCACGGCTGACAGCGAGGTGTCGGCGACCAGCGCCAGGCACTCGCGCGTAAAGTCGTCGACCCCTGATCAGCGTGTCTCGCTTACAAAGTCGAGGCGCCAGCGCTGGTTCCGCCCCTACGGCAGCGTCATCGGCGCTCGCGTACCCATGACTCGCTGGCGGCCACGTCCACGCCTGACCCGAAAGTTCTCCTCGCGCTATAACCGCAGCAGTTCCTTGTGGTTCATGAACAGCCCTCCGCGGGCCAGCATGATCCTCCAGCCGCCCGTAGCCGAAGCGCCGACACGCGGCCGCGACCGCAGGTCGCCATCATCACTACGCCGGGGGCGTAGCGCGCCGAAGTCCTGTCCACGCCGAAGACGGTACATACCCAACGTTCGCTGATGCCAAACAGCTGTAGAGCATGCTCGACAGCCTTCCGCTGAGCGGCGGGCGTCACCAATTTTTTGCCGCAACTTCCTTCCGTACCGCATCGTCGAGCATGGCGTCGGCCAACAACCGCTTCAGCAGGCCGCTCTCCTACTCGAGTACCTTCAGATTGTGCGCCTGACACACGTCCATGCCGCCGTACTTCGCCTTCCACGCATACAACGTCGCCCCGCTGATCCCACGTTTCCGACACACATCGGCGGTCTTCATCCCGCCCTCCTGCTCACGCAGCATCGCGATCGTCTGCTCCTCGCTGAACCTAGCCTTCTTCACGTCCGCCTCCTCAGTATGTCGGACTCTAGCTCAAACTGGTGAAGTTCACGGAAGCATGTCAAATCCGCTACGCAAAGGCACACAACCAAATAAGTCGGTCAGTGCCCATACCGTTTAATGCCACGCCGACGAAGCCGCTCACGATTTCGCCTAATCCTCATCTTGATAAGGAAAGGTATCGCAGCCGCTACGAGAACAGTTATTATGCCGTATGCTACAGCTTCTCGCGTGACCTCAATCATACATTGTTAGCAAAAAAGCAACTTTCTGGCATAAGTTTTCCTTATTACATCATTTCAATCTACACAATTGGTATAGTCCATTGGGGGGGGATTGAATTTACGTCGAGATTTAGTGCTCAAATTTCGTAGCATCGTTCAAATTGCGGCACGACTTCGGCAATCGTCCTGCGTAATTGAAAACCCAGATCGCACCGTATGGCTCCGATATCGCGAAGGTGTCGCGCACGTCGCTCGGTTGCATCGGCAGATCATGGAGATAGTCAGCCAGCGGTCCGTCCGGCGGCAGCACCCATTGATGGCTCGCCGCGATGTGCTCTGCGGTCCATCCTACGCCCAGAAGCGAGTCGCGCCAATCTTCGCATATGCGCCGGGGTCACTTCCGCAAAAAGAGCGAGATCGCGCAAACGCTCCCGCATAGCGTCCCGGTCCAACTCGGCCACGACTGCTGCCGATCAAGGACCCACCCTCGAACCGCCCGGTCGATTTCGCCACGGTCAGGAATATGACCGCGGGTTTGAATGAGGCCAGACGCGCCGTCGTATCGGATTTGTTCGCCGCTTCGGCGATCTTCCGTTCGCAACTGCGACACTCCGCGGCGCCATGCTTCGCCTCGCGAAGCGATACATCCCCGAAGCATTTCCAATAGACTTCCCTTCCCCGGACACAGCGCGGAATGACTTTGCGGAACTCGTAGCTGTTGCCCCGCTTATGTAAATTCTTTGTAACCCTTTGCAGCGTCGGGTTCGCTTTCGATTTTGTAGCACTCACCGCAGCAAACTACTAAATAAAGTGGGAGATTTACAAGCGTTTGAACCGCATCAACGACCTAGCTGCCGGCTGGCGGAGACGGAGGGATTCGAACCCTCGGTACCAGTAAACCCGGTACGGCGGTTTAGCAAACCGCTGGTTTCAGCCACTCACCCACGTCTCCAGGCCTGGCAGCGGCCGTTTCCCTACGGCGTCGCCGGGGTAGCGTCAACGTGAAACGCATTCGCTGTCGGCCGCGTCGCGACCGCCATGCGCCTCAGGCCGACTGGATATAGTCGCGCATTGCCGCTGCGTC
This sequence is a window from Sphingomonas ginsenosidivorax. Protein-coding genes within it:
- a CDS encoding glycosyltransferase family 4 protein, whose translation is MNAPGRTFTLAVDASWLREGGIARMGREILARRPAHVRVVEMRVDRPNAGILTPIGFARAIRATQADAVWSPGFFPPVVRSAKTPISITVHDLTHLHYYSLRHRLYYDLVVRPLLRNVDRIFTVSDYTRDELLAWTDFPADRVVRIYNGVSNAFYPVSNGETALKRTERYILYVGNRRSYKNIDGLITAFAHSLLPARGYRLWLTGVDDGVSSVRAAQLGIGDRLRYLGHLSDTDLADAYRGARMTAFLSLYEGFGLPVVEAMACGCPVITSDTTSLAEIAGDAALTVDPTSLDAIVCGLNRLATDDILRGALQQAGLRRAATFDWDACAAQYWALLASGY
- a CDS encoding glycosyltransferase encodes the protein MPTYNSHSELTRLLASLDVQTLDHDLVIVDSSSCDGTAELGRSRADIFIPINQRDFNHGGTRQMVVDLLVDHDVLVFLTQDAELVEPEALAKLVACFDDRTVGAACGRQLPHQNANPFAEHARLFNYPAEGRVVDRNNLKLYGLKAAFMSNSFAAYLRTALVAAGGFPTNVILAEDMYVAARMVMAGWKIVYASEAMCRHSHNYTVKEEAQRYFDTGVFHARETWIRSTLGGTGGEGRRYVVSELRFLGLRRARLWPASLWRNAAKLAGYKLGQAEEQIPLPLKRRWSMHRGFWK